One part of the Aspergillus luchuensis IFO 4308 DNA, chromosome 5, nearly complete sequence genome encodes these proteins:
- a CDS encoding 4F5 domain protein: MVMWQLHPCRLATAAEDQRRHLKREFRGRRLGGPLRRKNFRCPTPCISNSIFESLLDPPRYTTLKGGIYIPNESPAGHLSYQTLSKMARGNQRDQARLKRQKEDQKKKTKTEVGKGGILAKKENDADKMRAKQALADQRKQAEALAGAKKK, encoded by the exons atggtgatgtGGCAATTGCACCCATGCCGGCTTGCCACAGCTGCAGAAGATCAGCGGAGGCACCTGAAGAGGGAATTCCGGGGGCGGCGGCTCGGCGGCCCTCTGAGGCGGAAAAACTTTCGATGCCCGACACCCTGCATATCGAACAGCATCTTCGAATCTCTTCTCGATCCCCCACGTTATACTACCTTGAAGGGAGGCATATATATACCGAACGAGAGCCCAGCAGGTCATTTGTCATACCAGACTTTATCAAAAATGGCTCGGGGTAACCAGAGAGATCAGGCCCGCCTGAAAAGGCAGAAAGAGGATCAGAAGAAG AAAACCAAGACTGAGGTCGGCAAGGGTGGTATACTGGCTAAGAAGGAGAACGATGCTGATAAGATGAGAGCGAAACAAGCGTTGG CCGATCAGCGGAAACAAGCTGAAGCACTTGCAGGGGCTAAGAAGAAATAA
- a CDS encoding uncharacterized protein (COG:S;~EggNog:ENOG410PNAC), which yields MSTPPDGNAAYNELARILSARRKDNNVLEIEILPPGLGPLLQDGHSVGITKKYLVQAFVTARRIFFDASSEPFYFSDAGGHEDERRAPQNESLLQKRRDDLLNASEIILLFDCEHLTACSWRKRRLVALRQRAGSADAGYTCREMLTHELDTEMSLLTTYICSPLHRHTKSPTLYNHRLWVLRQMLSDSSGRLIRREDDREIVSNQKVLKKELSVVLRSGELHPKNYYGFTYIRQLLDILSGGDEDQGASARLAASIIPEVLDWCIAHPSDISGWMFTLLLLDRAGDEKTRTDSIDRVLRFALDVGWEGESIWTFVNLATMTTGVGAPAKAQCKTSNALANLPLSEVGAADGWKACLERARAAWVAGQQGG from the coding sequence ATGTCTACTCCTCCGGACGGAAATGCTGCCTACAATGAACTCGCTCGAATACTCTCCGCTAGACGCAAAGATAACAACGTCCTAGAGATCGAGATACTCCCGCCTGGTCTTGGTCCACTGCTACAGGATGGGCACTCGGTCGGAATTACGAAGAAATACCTGGTCCAGGCTTTCGTAACGGCTAGAAGAATATTCTTCGATGCATCAAGCGAGCCGTTCTATTTTTCCGATGCCGGTGGTCATGAAGACGAGCGCAGAGCTCCGCAAAACGAATCCCTGCTACAGAAACGAAGAGACGACCTGCTAAATGCCAGcgaaatcatcctcctcttcgattGCGAACACCTGACGGCATGCAGCTGGCGCAAACGACGTCTGGTTGCCTTGCGCCAGCGCGCTGGCTCTGCGGACGCCGGATATACTTGTCGGGAGATGCTCACTCATGAATTGGACACGGAGATGTCTCTATTGACCACCTACATTTGCTCTCCACTGCATCGTCATACGAAATCTCCGACATTGTATAACCACCGGCTATGGGTATTGAGGCAGATGCTTTCTGACAGCAGCGGAAGGTTGATAAGGCGAGAAGATGACAGGGAGATCGTGTCGAACCAAAAGGTGCTGAAGAAGGAACTATCCGTTGTTCTCAGATCCGGAGAGCTACACCCAAAGAATTACTACGGATTCACTTATATAAGACAGCTTCTCGACATTTTGTCgggcggtgatgaggatCAAGGCGCTTCAGCGCGTCTAGCTGCCTCAATCATACCAGAAGTGCTGGACTGGTGTATCGCACATCCCAGTGACATTTCCGGCTGGATGTTCACTTTGCTCCTACTGGACCGGGCCGGTGATGAAAAGACCAGAACAGACAGTATTGACAGGGTGTTGCGTTTCGCATTGGACGTGGGTTGGGAAGGCGAGAGCATATGGACGTTCGTGAATTTGGCGACAATGACGACAGGCGTAGGAGCCCCAGCAAAAGCCCAATGCAAGACGTCGAATGCATTGGCAAACCTGCCTTTGTCTGAGGTTGGGGCTGCAGACGGGTGGAAGGCCTGCTTGGAAAGAGCAAGGGCTGCCTGGGTTGCTGGTCAGCAGGGGGGGTAG
- the GET1 gene encoding guided entry of tail-anchored proteins factor 1 (COG:U;~EggNog:ENOG410PQMB;~InterPro:IPR029012,IPR028945,IPR027538;~PFAM:PF04420;~TransMembrane:1 (o6-34i);~go_component: GO:0043529 - GET complex [Evidence IEA];~go_process: GO:0071816 - tail-anchored membrane protein insertion into ER membrane [Evidence IEA]), whose protein sequence is MLSLLWSVFFVHVAIYLVNTIGASTIDNLLWLLYLKVPTSTSKKFREQNRLKREVVQLKRDMNNTSSQDEFAKWAKLRRKHDKTMEEYEAINKQLSSQKTSFDWGVKIVRWFGTSGLKFFLQFWYSKTPVFHLPEGWLPYYVAWVLSFPRAPMGSVSIQIWSNVCATAITTMAEVVTAVLLQRATTAAAPAAKKTQ, encoded by the exons ATGCTGTCGCTTTTGTGGTCGGTTTTCTTCGTCCATGTCGCCATTTATTTGGTTAATACCATTGGCGCTAGCACGATTGATAATCTG CTATGGCTCCTCTACCTAAAGGTTCCGACCTCCACGTCGAAGAAGTTCAGGGAACAAAACCGACTCAAGCGCGAGGTTGTCCAGCTGAAGCGGGACATGAACAACACCAGCTCACAGGATGAGTTTGCGAAATGGGCGAAACTCCGACGCAAGCATGATAAGACTATGGAGGAATATGAGGCGATAA ACAAACAACTCAGTTCGCAGAAAACCTCTTTCGACTGGGGCGTCAAAATCGTTCGCTGGTTCGGTACATCTGGTCTCAAGTTCTTCCTGCAGTTTTGGTACTCGAAAACGCCTGTCTTCCATCTGCCGGAGGGCTGGCTTCCTTACTACGTGGCGTGGGTGCTATCGTTTCCCCGTGCGCCGATGGGGTCGGTGAGCATCCAGATTTGGAGTAATGTTTGTGCGACGGCGATTACGACtatggcggaggtggtgacgGCTGTTTTGTTGCAGAGggctactactgctgctgcgcctgcTGCGAAGAAGACACAATGA